The sequence below is a genomic window from Nilaparvata lugens isolate BPH unplaced genomic scaffold, ASM1435652v1 scaffold136_1_2, whole genome shotgun sequence.
aactacaGTACCTGTATCACAAACGACACTATCCGAAAATACTATATTGGGCAGTTATATTTTGAGATGgttgaaaaaagaaaaggagaTTGATCAACATTTTGGACCAAGAATCAAACCATTTAGTGGAAAATATTTTCTGGGTAGCAAAGTAATGACATTCGACAATGATGGTAGTGAAATAATTCTAAGTAATCCTAAAAGAGATGAACAAACTGGAGAATTTGGTGTACGCAAGTTTCCAGTTACACAAGGCCTTTGCGAgctgattttcatgaaaaatcccTACATATTTCTAGTAACTGAAAAAGATAAACGCATTTACAGACGAATTCTTATTTGGACTAATGTTTATAGAAAAGGTTATCGTACCGATGGGAAAATTGCTAATTACAATCAAACAAAGTATaagtcaataataaaaaaaatactacaaCTCGCCGATGAAGCTACTCCAAAGAAaccatcaacaacaacaacagctgATGATGATGACCTGCTGAAAAAACCATTATcaccagcagcagcagcagctcgTACACCATTGTTGCAGCAAAAGAAAGTACAAGGTCGAGGATTGAAAACTCTGTACAATATTGTTCCAAACAACAGTGACAATAATACATTCATCGACTACATTTACTGGAATAACCCTAATGAGTTGGTTGATAGGCTCCACCTGCTTGATGAATCACACGCAGTTGGCAATACTGGTCATCAAAACGAAATCAATTCGATTTTAGAAGAACTAATTGAAAATGGATATATAGAGGGCATTGCACCGGCACCAATTtaagtgaggaggaggaggaggaaaaaaatGTGATGGAAAGGGGTTTTACAAAAGAAAAGGACGCGATTAGGTAGAAATGTGTTCAGTTAGTTGGTGACTTTTATGATGAAATGAGGTCTAGTGCTCCTTCTCAGTATTATCGTTATTGTCGTAGCAACAacatcagaagaagaagaagaacaagtaaCCAACTGTTAACAGAAATGGATCCTGTTGGAAACATTAATATCCGTGGCAGACGAGTTACTAATGTTGGTAATCCACGTAACAATAGAGACGCTATCAATGTAAATACGTGTAAACAGTTGATTGAGCAAGCAATTAAAGAATTTACATCTTCGCCATCGTCATCAACGCAATTAAcagaagaagagatgattaaATCACTGTTGAATAGTGAAACACTAAtggaaagagtgagagaaattaCAGTGTCTGCGTTTGCAATTATTGCCGATGCAATTTCAAAGGAATTGTCACACGATACTCTACATCAAGAGCTTATAAAAGAAAGACTCATTAGCAGAATGCAATAAATACAGCACTTATCGATTGAAACAAACCATTTGATGGCTGTCTTTGGAAAGGGGAAGATATTgagtacttcttcttcttcttcaagtgGTGGGGGAAAAAGTCACTCAAAAAAAGGACGTGGAATTCTGAGTGATATTTCTGGTGCAGTTGGAAGTGTTATAAATAAATCCATTGACTTATTACCTGTGGAACTCCACATACCAggtaaaaaaatattctcaaagtAAACAGTATAGTGCAAGATAAGCTGGAGTCAAtctagatataataataattatggcgatatgttttttttttaattttgtaggCTACTCGTACTGCGGACCAGGGACAAAATTAGCTAAAAGATTAGCAAGAAACGACCCAGGTGTAAATAAATTGGACGAAGCTTGCAAGAAGCACGATATTGCGTACGCGAACAGCAGCGACACagcaagcagagcagtagcTGATAGAGAGTTAGCAGAGCGTGCTTGGAGCAGAGTAACATCTTCAGACGCGGGTCTATTGGAAAAAGCAGCGGCATTAGCTGTAACCAATATAATGAAAGCAAAATCAACTTTTGGAGGCGGGAtgagacggagaagaagaagaaaggcaAACAGACCAACAAGTCTACACAGTACGATAAGGAGAAAACGGATGAGGGGGAGGGTAGTGTCAGGTCGAGGAATCTATTTGAGACGTCAACCGCAGTTACAGCCATACATggtgagaggaagaggaggaggagtggggggGAGCAGCAGAAGGAAAGGAAGTGGAAGAAAAAAATGTCATCATCCACATTAAAAACTTCGATAATAGCCTTACCAGATAGAGCACTTAGCGAAGCTGATCTCTACAAGTATGCTTGTATTTtacgattgaaaaattttcgTGGTGTCTTTATGCGTAATACATTACCTCTTTGTGGACCACGAAGTCAAGAGTGCGCGTGTATAAATCTCGATATACTAGGTGGACAAGGAACACATTGGGTGTGCTATGTGAAGAAGGACAATGTTGTTCACTACTTTGACGCTTTTGGCAATCTTAGACCACCACATGAATTTATAGCCTACATGCGTCGTGGACAAACACCGGCCACaacaatagaatacaatttTGAACGTAAACAAGAGAATGTTTACTCACACATTTGTGGACACTTATGTTTAAAATTTCTTGTAGATGAAATATATGGCACTCATTTTTTGtaatctcaatattatgtaagtttgaaaatgaataaccACAATTTTATGtaagtttgaaaatgaataaaataaagtgtgtgtgtgattaACTTATCTTCTCAGTTTTTACAACTTACCTATTCTTtagaataagagagagagagagagagactatCCTCACTCACTATTGATTTTCcgcaaatctagaatataaaaacACAATGCATTAACAGGTGTTTGTCATTGAGTGAGTCAACTTTGACATAACAAGATGCTTTGTTTTGGTGGTAACAAGCCAATCTTGATAAGCGAGTTTTATCCGCCAATAGATACTAGAGATGATGAGGAAGGCAACAATGGAGGTTGGGAGCTAGGATTGCTCAGTTTTACATGCAATAACTCAATTCCAAATGTTGAAAATGGTTTCAACAATAGGTTGGAATTTTTGACCAAAAAACCAAAACAGAAACGAAGTAATAGTACTACTAC
It includes:
- the LOC120355435 gene encoding uncharacterized protein LOC120355435, translated to MAVFGKGKILSTSSSSSSGGGKSHSKKGRGILSDISGAVGSVINKSIDLLPVELHIPGYSYCGPGTKLAKRLARNDPGVNKLDEACKKHDIAYANSSDTASRAVADRELAERAWSRVTSSDAGLLEKAAALAVTNIMKAKSTFGGGMRRRRRRKANRPTSLHSTIRRKRMRGRVVSGRGIYLRRQPQLQPYMVRGRGGGVGGSSRRKGSGRKKCHHPH